The genomic stretch ATCGGCCTGGTCCTGGGGGCTGTCGCTCATGATGCAGTCAACATAGCGTGGCGCGCGCGAAAGGGGAGGCACCATGCCCGAATTGCCGGAAGTGGAGACCGTGATGCGCGGCCTGGCCGCGGTGCTGGAGGGCCGGCGCATCACCGAGGTCGAGCAGCGCCGGCCCGACCTGCGCTTCCCCTTCCCTCCCGACCTGCCGCGCCGGATGGAAGGCCGCCGGGTGCTGTCGTTCCGTCGGCGCGCGAAATACATGCTGATGCGCCTGGAAGGTGGCGAGAGCCTGCTGATCCACCTCGGCATGTCGGGGCGCATGGTGGCGCGCCAGGCGGGCGCGGCGGCGGTGCCGCGGATCGGGCCGCAGGGGGCGGTGTCGGACGCGCGGGGCCACAACGCGCCGCCCGAGGCGCATGAGCACCTGGTGATCGCGACCGAGGATGGCTGGCGCGTGGGCTTCGTGGACCCGCGTCGGTTCGGATCGGTCGACCTGGTGGCAACGGCGGCGGAGGACCTGCACCGGCTGCTCGCCGGCCTCGGGCCGGAGCCGCTGGAGGATGGCTTCACCGACGCCGTGCTCTCCGCCGCCCTGGTCGGGCGCCACACGCCGATCAAGGCCGCGCTGCTGGACCAGACGGTCGTGGCGGGCCTGGGCAATATCTATGTCTGCGAGGCGCTGTTCCGTGCCGGCATCTCGCCGCGCCGGCTGGCGGCCAGCGTGGCGGGGGTGCGGGCCGCGCGGCTGGTGCCGGCCATCAAGGCGGTGCTGGCCGAGAGCATCGGCGCCGGCGGGTCGTCGCTGCGCGACTATGTGCGCGCGGATGGCGAGCTCGGCCGCTTCCAGGAGACCTTCGCGGTCTATGGCCGCGAGGGCGCGCCCTGCCCGCATTGCGCGGCACCCATCCAGCGCATTGTCCAGTCGGGCCGGTCGACCTTCTTCTGCGCGCGGGCGCAGCGTTGAGGCGCCGGCCGCGCTGCGCTACAGCCCCAGGGCACACACACGGCAAGAAAGGCGGCACATGCCCTTCGAGATGATCCTGACGGAGACGCAAGGCCGCGTCGCCGTGATCCGGCTGAACCGTCCTCAGGCGCTGAACGCGCTGTGCGACCAGCTGATGACCGAACTCGGCCAGGCGCTGCGCGACTACGATTCCGATCCCGCGATCGCCGCCATCGTGATCACCGGCAGCGAGAAGGCCTTCGCCGCCGGCGCCGACATCAAGGAGATGAAGGACCGCACCTTCCCCGCGGTCTACTTCAACGACTTCATTGGCGAGCGCTGGGAGACGGTTCTCGAGATCCGCAAGCCGGTCATCGCCGCGGTGGCGGGCTTCGCGCTGGGCGGCGGCTGCGAATTGGCCATGATGTGCGACCTGATCATCGCCGCCGACACCGCGAAGTTCGGCCAGCCGGAGATCAACCTCGGCATCATCCCTGGGGCCGGCGGGTCGCAGCGCCTCACGCGCGCGGTGGGCAAGTCGAAGGCGATGGAGATGATCCTGACCGGGCGCATGATGGACGCGGCCGAGGCCGAGCGCGCCAACCTGGTGACCCGCGTGGTGCCGGCGGCGGAACTGGTGGCCGAGGCGGTGAAGATCGGCGCGAAGATCGGCGCTCTCTCTGCACCTTCGGTTGCGATGGCGAAGGAGGCCGTGAACGCCGCCTTCGAGGGCACGCTGACCGAGGGCGTGCGCACCGAGCGGCGCCTGTTCCTCAGCCTGTTCGCGACCGAGGACCAGAAGGAAGGCATGTCGGCCTTCGCCGAGAAGCGCAAGCCGGCCTTCGGCAATCGCTGAGGGTGGCTCGATGCAGATGCGCGGCATGGAAATGATGGGCCCCGCCCGCTTGACGTGCCGCGCCTCGTCGCATTAGAACCGCCGCCTTCGTCGTGCCCGGGATTTGGGGCGCGGCAGCCGAAAACCTCGAATTGATGTGAACCGGAAGCCCCATGGCGAACACCGCGTCCGCGCGCAAGCGCATCCGCCAGAACGTGAAGCGCGTTGCGCGCAACAAGGCGCGCAAGTCGCGCGTGCGCAGCTTCGTGCGCAAGCTGGAGGAGGCCATCGCGACCGGCGACAAGGCCGCGGCGCAGGAAGCTTTCCGCGCGGCGCAGCCTGAACTGCAGCGCGCCGTGACCAAGGGCACGCTCCATGCGAACACCGTGGCGCGCAAGGTTTCGCGCTTGTCGGCGCGCGTGAAGTCCCTCGGGACGACTGCTGCGTCGTAAACCTGGCGCGGCCTAAGACCGGGGCCGCGAAGTCACGCAATCCCTGATACTTGCGGGATGGAAGTTGCGATGATGAATCGCGGCAATCATCTCGCATGTTCTGTTTGCTGTCGCGCCGACATTACGGATTTGTTGTTTGTGGGCGCGTCGGCAAGGCTTAGTCTGGTCGGTATA from Roseomonas fluvialis encodes the following:
- a CDS encoding enoyl-CoA hydratase; this encodes MPFEMILTETQGRVAVIRLNRPQALNALCDQLMTELGQALRDYDSDPAIAAIVITGSEKAFAAGADIKEMKDRTFPAVYFNDFIGERWETVLEIRKPVIAAVAGFALGGGCELAMMCDLIIAADTAKFGQPEINLGIIPGAGGSQRLTRAVGKSKAMEMILTGRMMDAAEAERANLVTRVVPAAELVAEAVKIGAKIGALSAPSVAMAKEAVNAAFEGTLTEGVRTERRLFLSLFATEDQKEGMSAFAEKRKPAFGNR
- the rpsT gene encoding 30S ribosomal protein S20, with product MANTASARKRIRQNVKRVARNKARKSRVRSFVRKLEEAIATGDKAAAQEAFRAAQPELQRAVTKGTLHANTVARKVSRLSARVKSLGTTAAS
- the mutM gene encoding bifunctional DNA-formamidopyrimidine glycosylase/DNA-(apurinic or apyrimidinic site) lyase, with protein sequence MPELPEVETVMRGLAAVLEGRRITEVEQRRPDLRFPFPPDLPRRMEGRRVLSFRRRAKYMLMRLEGGESLLIHLGMSGRMVARQAGAAAVPRIGPQGAVSDARGHNAPPEAHEHLVIATEDGWRVGFVDPRRFGSVDLVATAAEDLHRLLAGLGPEPLEDGFTDAVLSAALVGRHTPIKAALLDQTVVAGLGNIYVCEALFRAGISPRRLAASVAGVRAARLVPAIKAVLAESIGAGGSSLRDYVRADGELGRFQETFAVYGREGAPCPHCAAPIQRIVQSGRSTFFCARAQR